One genomic segment of Saprospiraceae bacterium includes these proteins:
- a CDS encoding 1-acyl-sn-glycerol-3-phosphate acyltransferase: MQKISQWILKLFGWRYEGAETLRKLDQFVVAIGPHTSNWDFPLGLLVRWAGGLQKIRYVGKDSLFKPPFGWIFRALGGIPVVRSQSKNQVEMYIELFKAHPVFAIVIAPEGTRKKTDQLKTGYYFIAKGARVPIVPATIDYKSRTVCFHQPFLATENAEKDMLEVARYIASVQGKYPENSYKL, translated from the coding sequence ATGCAAAAAATCAGTCAATGGATTTTAAAGCTATTCGGCTGGCGATACGAAGGAGCCGAAACACTGAGAAAACTGGATCAGTTTGTCGTTGCAATCGGACCACATACATCCAACTGGGATTTTCCACTCGGGCTGCTGGTCAGATGGGCTGGCGGGTTGCAAAAAATAAGGTATGTCGGAAAGGACAGCCTATTTAAACCCCCTTTTGGTTGGATATTCAGGGCATTAGGGGGCATTCCTGTGGTTCGTTCTCAAAGCAAAAACCAGGTTGAAATGTATATCGAGCTTTTTAAAGCTCATCCGGTATTTGCAATCGTGATCGCTCCGGAAGGAACCCGCAAAAAGACCGATCAACTCAAAACCGGATATTATTTCATTGCAAAAGGTGCCCGGGTACCCATAGTTCCTGCCACCATTGATTACAAATCCAGGACAGTTTGCTTTCACCAGCCCTTCCTGGCCACCGAAAATGCAGAAAAAGATATGCTGGAGGTCGCCAGATACATTGCCTCCGTTCAGGGAAAATATCCTGAAAACAGTTACAAATTGTAA
- a CDS encoding T9SS type A sorting domain-containing protein → MSVWSPCQIKKAGGSEGAKGSTGAPGDDDTVCKSCHNGPINVEVKIHILDGLDTIQEYEPSKSYSIHVRVNKTGGNDPKAYGFQMTLLNAAEKVNGPNLKEISPISSNVKLITLRTGRLYAEHVDRSEKNLFEIQWTAPVKGSGPVTIYAGGTGVNSNGSDSGDGGNKVALQVNEKTATGTVQSGFNVAKVFPNPFHDKVHIERNSQEVVVYELFDFLGKRIEAGQFNSKLETLDLSEQKDGIYFLKFLDLHSRVIKTQKLIKRNTRT, encoded by the coding sequence TTGTCGGTTTGGTCACCATGTCAAATCAAAAAGGCAGGGGGTTCTGAAGGTGCCAAAGGAAGTACTGGGGCACCAGGAGACGATGACACCGTTTGTAAGTCTTGCCACAATGGCCCGATTAATGTCGAAGTGAAAATTCACATTCTGGACGGACTTGATACCATTCAGGAATACGAACCCAGTAAAAGTTATTCCATCCATGTTCGGGTCAATAAAACCGGTGGTAACGACCCTAAAGCTTATGGATTCCAAATGACTTTGTTGAATGCTGCTGAAAAAGTAAACGGACCTAATTTGAAGGAGATCAGTCCCATCAGTTCTAATGTAAAGCTCATCACCCTAAGAACTGGTCGACTGTATGCTGAACATGTTGACCGGAGTGAAAAAAATTTATTTGAAATACAGTGGACGGCTCCTGTTAAAGGTTCAGGTCCCGTAACCATTTATGCCGGTGGTACCGGAGTGAATTCGAATGGTTCGGATAGCGGCGATGGAGGAAACAAAGTAGCCCTGCAGGTCAATGAAAAAACTGCCACCGGAACAGTACAATCAGGATTTAATGTTGCAAAAGTTTTCCCTAATCCATTTCACGATAAAGTACACATTGAGAGAAACAGCCAGGAAGTTGTGGTTTATGAACTCTTCGATTTCTTAGGAAAAAGGATAGAGGCCGGTCAGTTTAATTCCAAGCTGGAGACTTTGGATTTATCAGAGCAGAAAGATGGAATTTATTTCCTGAAATTTCTGGATCTGCATTCACGCGTAATTAAAACGCAAAAACTCATTAAAAGGAATACAAGGACCTGA
- a CDS encoding DNA-3-methyladenine glycosylase, protein MQIPKEYYLNSDVVFLAQDILGKVLVFNRQGIRHSGIIIEAEAYRAPEDRASHAFGNRLTERTKTMFYEGGHAYIYVCYGIHEMFNIVTGPEGLPHAILIRALEPLEGIQEMLRNRNMPEILSRITKGPGSLTQALGIDRNYNACKLYHPDSPLQIHDQGISYTPQQIGNSKRIGVESAGDAAEWLYRFYVKGNRFVSGKKL, encoded by the coding sequence ATGCAAATTCCTAAAGAATACTATTTGAATAGCGATGTTGTTTTTCTAGCACAGGATATATTGGGAAAAGTGCTGGTATTTAATCGTCAAGGCATTCGCCATTCCGGTATAATAATAGAGGCAGAAGCTTATCGCGCTCCTGAAGATAGAGCTTCACATGCCTTTGGCAACAGACTTACCGAACGCACGAAAACCATGTTTTATGAGGGCGGACACGCATATATCTATGTTTGTTACGGGATCCATGAGATGTTTAATATTGTTACGGGACCAGAAGGGCTCCCACATGCCATTTTGATTCGGGCATTGGAACCACTTGAAGGAATTCAGGAAATGCTGAGAAACAGGAATATGCCGGAAATTCTATCCAGGATCACCAAAGGTCCCGGATCGCTGACACAGGCTTTGGGAATCGACCGGAATTACAATGCCTGTAAGTTATATCATCCGGATAGTCCATTGCAAATACACGATCAAGGAATCTCCTATACGCCTCAACAAATTGGAAACTCTAAACGCATTGGGGTTGAATCTGCAGGAGATGCAGCTGAATGGTTATATCGATTCTATGTAAAAGGAAACCGTTTTGTAAGTGGTAAAAAATTATAG
- a CDS encoding DUF2306 domain-containing protein encodes MKKISWILVGTLSTLIGLYPMIYFLMDRRFGLLSSKSEDLLNDHLWNMAFYGHIIFGGLALLVGWLQFSSKLRIKKNELHKAIGKIYVISVLVSGVSSLYIALFATGGIVSILGFFFLGIIWLITTGSGYTAIRRGNMDRHEKLMIFSYAACFAAVTLRVWLPLLTFTLGDFNSAYRIVAWLCWIPNLIVAWIIIRNKSAEANKQTYPTLKVS; translated from the coding sequence ATGAAGAAAATTTCTTGGATTCTCGTGGGTACTTTATCCACGCTTATTGGGCTGTATCCAATGATCTATTTTCTGATGGACAGGCGATTTGGATTATTGTCTTCAAAATCAGAAGATCTGTTAAATGACCATTTATGGAACATGGCTTTTTACGGCCATATAATTTTCGGTGGACTGGCTTTATTAGTAGGATGGCTGCAATTTAGTTCGAAGTTGAGGATCAAAAAGAATGAGCTGCATAAAGCAATTGGCAAGATCTATGTAATTTCTGTCCTCGTTAGTGGTGTCAGTAGTCTCTATATTGCTTTGTTCGCTACTGGAGGAATCGTAAGTATTCTTGGATTCTTTTTTCTTGGCATAATTTGGTTAATAACGACTGGTTCGGGATACACGGCCATTAGAAGGGGAAATATGGATCGCCACGAAAAACTTATGATCTTTAGTTACGCAGCTTGTTTTGCAGCAGTGACTTTAAGAGTTTGGCTTCCCTTATTAACTTTTACTTTGGGCGATTTCAATAGTGCTTACCGAATCGTAGCCTGGTTATGTTGGATTCCAAACCTCATAGTTGCCTGGATCATTATAAGAAATAAAAGCGCAGAAGCAAATAAACAAACTTATCCCACTTTAAAGGTCTCATGA
- a CDS encoding ATP-binding cassette domain-containing protein gives MIQVNEMSFGYRKKKAPLFQNLNLQLEPGTINGILGKNGAGKTTFLRVVSVCCSLSMVRPW, from the coding sequence ATGATACAGGTAAATGAAATGAGTTTCGGATACCGAAAGAAAAAGGCTCCCCTGTTCCAGAATCTGAATCTTCAGCTGGAACCCGGAACCATCAATGGTATCCTCGGTAAAAACGGTGCCGGTAAAACTACTTTTCTGAGAGTGGTTTCGGTCTGCTGTTCCCTCAGCATGGTGAGGCCCTGGTAA
- a CDS encoding ATP-binding cassette domain-containing protein — MLFPQHGEALVNGVESRDRHVEMLSDMYYVQEEYILPEVTIKRYVDLYANFYPNWNQEKFESILVEFELPSDGKLKELSFGQKKKFLIAFALATGCKLLILDEPTNGLDIPSKMVFRKVVSASLNEDQCILISTHQVKDVANLLDRIVVVEGGRVIFNKDLYSISSAYRFDFVPGSQLPEKYIYAEQVPGGHVVMNPNTDHQVQTEVDIEILFNAIISKSI; from the coding sequence CTGCTGTTCCCTCAGCATGGTGAGGCCCTGGTAAACGGTGTTGAAAGCCGCGATCGTCATGTAGAAATGCTTTCCGACATGTACTATGTTCAGGAAGAATACATTCTTCCCGAAGTCACAATTAAAAGATATGTCGATTTGTATGCCAACTTCTATCCCAACTGGAACCAGGAAAAATTCGAAAGCATCCTGGTCGAATTCGAACTGCCCTCTGATGGCAAGCTTAAGGAACTGTCTTTTGGCCAGAAGAAAAAATTCCTCATTGCATTCGCATTGGCTACCGGATGTAAACTCCTGATTTTAGACGAACCCACCAACGGTCTGGATATTCCGTCTAAAATGGTGTTCAGAAAAGTAGTTTCCGCTTCTTTAAATGAGGACCAGTGCATTTTGATCTCAACCCACCAGGTGAAAGATGTAGCCAACTTATTGGATCGCATCGTGGTGGTAGAAGGTGGCCGTGTGATCTTCAACAAAGATCTTTACAGCATCTCTTCTGCATATCGCTTTGATTTCGTACCGGGATCACAGCTTCCCGAAAAATACATTTACGCAGAACAAGTTCCGGGAGGCCACGTCGTCATGAATCCAAATACGGATCATCAGGTTCAAACCGAAGTGGATATTGAAATATTATTCAATGCCATTATTTCAAAATCAATTTAA
- a CDS encoding GntR family transcriptional regulator — protein MEFKKSLSIFEQIGMSVQENIISNSWKEGDRIPSVREYATNIQVNPNTVMRTYTLLQDQGIIENRRGIGFFVANGAKLKSIDNRKDQFAEDFLPELFRTMDQLGISWDEMKNYYSQWKNNQSHEAQQ, from the coding sequence ATGGAATTCAAAAAATCATTATCAATATTCGAACAAATCGGTATGTCAGTTCAGGAAAACATCATCAGCAACTCCTGGAAAGAAGGGGACAGGATCCCTTCAGTTCGCGAATACGCAACTAATATCCAGGTCAATCCCAATACGGTTATGCGCACGTATACATTATTGCAGGACCAGGGAATCATCGAAAACAGGAGAGGCATTGGATTCTTTGTTGCCAACGGTGCCAAACTTAAATCCATCGATAATCGCAAAGATCAGTTTGCCGAAGATTTTCTGCCGGAATTGTTCAGAACCATGGACCAACTTGGCATCAGTTGGGACGAAATGAAAAATTATTATTCACAATGGAAAAACAATCAAAGCCATGAAGCTCAGCAATAA
- a CDS encoding DUF2807 domain-containing protein has translation MKLSNKLAIAAIGLVVVSTLVVMIKVKMESKTYIENLTIGNKAWIEIDVPLSNYSVIDAGKHFEVYWHKGSPKATIRVEENLKDFVKVTQDSSKVKVIMDSIQSYRSHEAIRIDFYSDTLTEIYLHGFVEFVMKDSLMANQLMITMENHAEASMKLIVSQLNVRLNDFSQLKIRGQATQTEIVMDDHSELKARELNTETMNLEMQDFCEARVSVAKKLVANCSDHSNLTYSGSLSLETQINNKEFSEVNRSE, from the coding sequence ATGAAGCTCAGCAATAAATTAGCCATCGCCGCCATTGGCCTGGTGGTCGTAAGTACTCTGGTGGTCATGATCAAGGTTAAAATGGAATCAAAAACTTACATTGAAAACCTGACTATTGGAAACAAAGCCTGGATAGAAATTGACGTCCCTCTCAGCAATTATTCCGTGATCGATGCAGGGAAACATTTTGAAGTCTATTGGCACAAAGGAAGTCCAAAAGCAACCATTCGGGTAGAAGAAAATCTGAAAGACTTTGTTAAAGTAACACAGGATAGCAGTAAAGTAAAAGTGATCATGGACAGCATCCAAAGTTACAGATCTCATGAAGCCATCAGAATTGACTTCTATTCAGATACACTGACCGAAATCTATTTACATGGATTTGTTGAATTTGTAATGAAAGACAGCCTGATGGCCAACCAACTTATGATTACCATGGAAAATCATGCAGAAGCTTCGATGAAACTGATCGTGAGCCAATTGAATGTGCGTTTGAATGATTTTTCACAGTTAAAAATCCGGGGTCAAGCCACCCAGACTGAAATCGTCATGGATGACCATAGCGAACTGAAAGCAAGAGAACTCAACACCGAAACGATGAACCTCGAGATGCAGGATTTTTGCGAAGCCAGGGTAAGCGTTGCAAAGAAACTGGTGGCTAATTGCTCCGATCATTCAAATCTTACTTATTCCGGTTCATTGAGTCTGGAAACTCAAATCAATAACAAGGAATTTAGCGAAGTAAACAGATCAGAATAA